From Tripterygium wilfordii isolate XIE 37 chromosome 13, ASM1340144v1, whole genome shotgun sequence, the proteins below share one genomic window:
- the LOC120013835 gene encoding glucan endo-1,3-beta-glucosidase 2-like: MAVFILLLLLTVSVVTADEDSFVGVNIGTDLSDMPHPTQVVALLKAQQIRHVRLYNADQGMLVALSNTGIRVMVSVPNEQLLGIGQSNSTAANWVSRNVVAHYPASNITAICVGSEVLTGLPNAATVLVNALKFIHSALLASNLDRQIKVSSPLSTSIIFDSFPPSQAFFNRSLNPVLVPMLNFLQSTGSYLMLNIYPYYDYMQSNGVIPLDYALFKPLPSNKEAVDANTLVHYSNVFDAMVDAAYFAMAFLNFTNIPIVVTESGWPSKGDSNEPDATLDNANTYNSNLIRHVLNKTGTPKRPGIAVSTYIYELYNEDTKPGPVSEKNWGLFNANGEPVYVLHLAGSGSVLANDTSNQTYCTAKEGSDPKMLQAALDWACGAGKVDCSAMSQGAPCYEPDNVIAHATYAFDTYYHQMGKAPGTCDFNGVAAVTTSDPSHGSCVFPGSLGRSINGTLSNITAPSMNSTVSDSAVHKLHHGAFAHVMLVGVVLWSIAFL, encoded by the exons ATGGCCGTGTTCATTCTACTCCTTCTCTTAACAGTTTCTGTCGTTACAGCTGATGAAG ATTCCTTTGTTGGTGTGAATATAGGAACAGACCTTTCAGACATGCCGCACCCAACTCAAGTAGTGGCTCTTCTTAAAGCCCAGCAAATCCGACATGTCCGTTTATATAATGCTGACCAGGGCATGCTTGTTGCACTATCTAATACTGGCATTCGAGTCATGGTTTCTGTTCCCAACGAACAGCTCCTTGGGATTGGTCAATCAAATTCGACTGCGGCAAATTGGGTCTCCCGTAACGTTGTAGCTCATTACCCAGCAAGCAACATCACTGCAATATGTGTCGGATCTGAAGTCTTAACCGGCCTCCCTAATGCTGCAACAGTGCTTGTGAATGCCCTCAAGTTCATTCACTCAGCACTGTTGGCGTCCAATCTAGACCGTCAAATCAaagtttcttctcctctttctaCCTCTATTATTTTTGATTCTTTCCCTCCTTCCCAAGCCTTCTTTAACCGCTCATTGAATCCAGTTTTGGTTCCGATGCTTAACTTTTTGCAATCCACAGGTTCCTATCTCATGCTCAATATATACCCTTACTATGACTACATGCAATCAAATGGTGTAATTCCATTAGACTATGCACTCTTCAAGCCTCTTCCCTCAAACAAAGAAGCCGTTGATGCTAACACCCTTGTTCACTATTCCAATGTGTTCGATGCTATGGTTGATGCTGCATACTTTGCCATGGCCTTCTTGAACTTCACTAATATTCCCATTGTGGTGACTGAATCGGGCTGGCCATCAAAGGGTGACTCTAATGAGCCAGATGCAACTTTGGACAATGCCAATACTTACAACAGCAATTTGATTAGGCATGTGCTGAACAAAACAGGAACTCCAAAACGCCCTGGCATTGCTGTTAGTACTTACATATATGAACTCTATAATGAGGATACAAAACCAGGTCCAGTCTCAGAGAAGAACTGGGGTTTATTTAATGCAAATGGGGAGCCTGTATACGTATTGCACTTGGCAGGGTCAGGATCAGTTTTGGCAAATGATACCTCTAACCAGACTTATTGTACTGCTAAGGAAGGCTCCGATCCAAAGATGCTGCAGGCTGCTTTAGACTGGGCATGTGGAGCTGGCAAGGTTGATTGTTCAGCTATGTCACAGGGAGCACCATGCTATGAACCAGACAATGTGATTGCACATGCAACCTATGCCTTCGACACTTACTATCATCAGATGGGGAAGGCTCCTGGGACGTGTGACTTTAATGGAGTTGCAGCAGTCACTACCTCTGATCCAA GTCATGGTTCGTGTGTCTTCCCAGGAAG CCTTGGGAGAAGTATTAACGGCACCCTCTCGAATATCACAGCCCCATCCATGAACTCCACGGTTTCTGATTCTGCTGTGCACAAACTTCATCATGGAGCTTTTGCTCATGTAATGCTCGTCGGAGTTGTACTTTGGAGCATAGCTTTCTTGTAG
- the LOC120013447 gene encoding THO complex subunit 4D-like: protein MATSFDMSLDDLIKRNRERARGRGRGRGGGARGRGRRPSGSLGGERMTGPVRRGPLAVNARPSLYMIAKPARRTRSLPWQHDLFEDSLRAAGISGVEVGTKLYVSNLDSGVSNEDIRELFAEIGDLKRYAIHYDKNGRPGGSAEVVYTRRSDAFSALKRYNNVLLDGKPMKLEVVGANAEIPVSARVNVTGVNGRRNKTVVVTQSRRGAMRNGGGAMRNGRGRGTARGRGQGWVRGRGRGRKQPVDKSADELDKDLEKYHAEAMQT, encoded by the exons ATGGCCACCTCTTTTGATATGTCTCTTGATGACCTTATAAAAAGGAATAGGGAGAGAGCAAGAGGACGGGGTAGGGGTAGGGGTGGCGGTGCCCGTGGCCGTGGCCGCAGACCAAGTGGCTCCTTAGGTGGCGAAAGAATGACTGGGCCAGTTCGAAGAGGTCCTCTGGCAGTGAATGCTCGTCCATCACTCTACATGATTGCCAAG CCTGCTCGCAGAACCAGGAGTTTGCCGTGGCAGCATGATTTGTTTGAAGATAGCCTAAGAGCTGCAGGGATATCTGGAGTTGAAGTTGGCACAAAGTTATATGTTTCCAATTTGGACTCTGGGGTGTCCAACGAAGATATAAGG GAACTTTTTGCTGAGATTGGGGATCTGAAACGTTATGCTATTCATTATGACAAAAATGGTCGCCCTGGT GGCTCTGCTGAGGTGGTATATACTAGACGAAGTGATGCCTTTTCAGCTCTTAAGCGATACAACAATGTTTTGCTTGATGGAAAACCTATGAAGCTTGAAGTTGTAGGTGCCAATGCGGAAATTCCTGTTTCGGCTCGTGTGAATGTAACCGGAGTAAATGGAAGGAGGAATAAAACGGTCGTTGTGAC CCAAAGCCGTCGTGGGGCGATGAGGAATGGTGGTGGGGCAATGAGGAATGGCCGTGGCCGTGGTACAGCACGGGGTCGGGGCCAAGGCTGGGTGAGGGGCCGTGGCCGTGGGAGAAAGCAACCTGTTGACAAGTCAGCTGATGAACTTGACAAGGACTTGGAGAAGTATCATGCTGAAGCCATGCAGACTTAG